From Oryza sativa Japonica Group chromosome 4, ASM3414082v1, one genomic window encodes:
- the LOC4336761 gene encoding uncharacterized protein — translation MFTFTPATKMSPCCRCLTRRLLFPAMSSTTCLISRGAFLLLAAAVAVALPCAAALQELQLQDAVLIDDVVQEAAQAWYHGRHRRTGVTYPLSLPGSLSGVAADVARFRAGSLRRYGVRRFGEFAVPPGLAVRGQASHLLAVRANLGNLSSVFDEYAASGGYRIASPVLGLTFYGLARRGGTARLEVLVTAAAIRVNFSMAVPALQPGAVPLCMAVALNGSVTVTDVQAGSNTCHVWDQGHFALVLGGAGDGGGVVAEAGEVSKWKLALFGAALGAGGTVLLGLVLVAVLSIQRRKSEVAEMARRAYEEEALRVSMVGHVRAPSAGGSRTTPDALENEYCAAL, via the coding sequence ATGTTCACTTTCACTCCTGCAACTAAAATGTCCCCATGCTGTCGCTGTCTTACGCGACGCCTTCTATTTCCAGCCATGTCGTCCACCACCTGTCTGATCAGCCGCGGGGCGTTCCTCCtgctcgccgcggccgtcgccgtcgcgctgccgtgcgccgccgcgctgcaggagctgcagctgcaggaCGCCGTGCTGATCGACGACGTCGTCCAGGAGGCGGCGCAGGCGTGGTACCACGGGAGGCACCGGCGGACGGGCGTCACGTACCCGCTCTCGCTCCCGGGGAGCCTGTCCGGCGTCGCGGCCGACGTGGCGCGCTTCCGGGCAGGTAGCCTCCGGAGGTACGGAGTCCGCCGGTTCGGGGAGTTCGCCGTGCCACCGGGACTCGCCGTGCGCGGCCAAGCCTCGCACCTGCTCGCCGTGCGCGCCAACCTGGGCAACCTCTCGTCCGTGTTCGACGAGtacgcggcgagcggcggataCCGCATCGCGTCGCCGGTGCTCGGGCTCACGTTCTACGGCCTGGCGCGGCGGGGTGGCACGGCCAGGCTGGAGGTGCTCGTCACGGCCGCGGCCATCCGCGTCAACTTCTCGATGGCGGTCCCAGCGCTGCAGCCAGGGGCCGTGCCGCTCTGCATGGCCGTGGCGCTGAACGGCAGCGTCACCGTGACCGACGTGCAGGCCGGGAGCAACACCTGCCACGTGTGGGACCAGGGACACTTCGCGCTCGTCCTGGGCGgagcaggcgacggcggcggcgtggtggcggaggccggcgaggtGAGCAAGTGGAAGCTGGCGCTCTTcggggcggcgctcggcgcgggcggcacGGTGCTCCTGGGGCTGGTCCTGGTGGCGGTGCTGAGCATCCAGCGGCGCAAGTCGGAGGTGGCGGAGATGGCGCGGCGGGCGTACGAGGAGGAGGCGTTGCGCGTGTCCATGGTCGGGCACGTCCGCGCGCCGTCGGCGGGCGGGTCGCGCACCACGCCGGACGCCCTCGAGAATGAGTACTGCGCCGCATTGTGA